The Pseudodesulfovibrio cashew genomic sequence CTTGGCCTGGCGCGAGGTGACGTTACATGGCCAGGTGGCGGTCGCGGAATCGAGGCTTCCGCAGGGGCCTATTCGGCTTCTTCGGCAGGAGCGCAATCGCAGTGGTCCTCGGTGGAACAACCGCAGGGCAGCACCTGGGAATGACCCATCTCTTCCTTGACGTCCGTGGCGATCTTGAAGAGCACCGTCACGACAAGCGCGCCGGTGGCGTAGATCATCATGGAGACCATCAGTTCCTTGCCGGTGGGCCAGTAAGGCGTGATGGTTTCGAAGGGAGTGGGGTTGAAACCGCCGATGAGCAGGCCGAGGCCCTTGTCGATCCAGGTAGCGATGACCAGGATGACCAGAGTCCAGGGCAGCAGCTTCAGGTTGTTGCGGAACTTCGGGGTGACCAGCAGGGTGATGGAGATCGCCGCGAAAGCGATGAAGGTCCACATCAGGGTCACCAGGCCGGAGCTGGCGTGTTCGAACAGGTACAGGATCGGGTGCATGTGACCCGGGATGTTCGAGTAGAACGAGGTGAAGATCTCCAGGGCGAAGAAGAACATGTTGATGCACATGGCATACGCGATGATCTTGACCAGGGTCTTCAGAGCGTTCTTGGGCATCTTGAAGGTGGTGAACTTCTCCGTGACCATCATCACCAGGAGGAGGATGGCGGGACCGGAGCAGAATGCGCTCGCCAGGAAGCGGGCGGCCAGGATGGCGGTGAGCCAGTAGTGGCGGCCGGGCAGACCCTGATACAGGAACGCGGTCACGGTATGGATGGAGAAGGCCCAGATAACGGACGTGTAGATGAAGGGCTTGAGCCACTTCGGATGCGGCAGGCGCACCCGGTCAGCCTGGAGGCAGGTCCAGCCCACCAGCAGGTTGAGGAACAGGTAGCCGTTGAGCACGATCATATCCCAGAACAGAATGGAGTTCGGAGTGGGATGGAAGATCATGTTCATCATGCGTTGCGGCTGACCAATGTCGACCACGATGAAGAACAGGCACATTATGCACGCGGCAATGGCCATGAACTCACCGAAGATGACCATGTGCTTGTTGGTCTTGTAGGAGTGGAAGTAGTTGGGCAGCACGATCATGACACCGGAAGCCGCCAAACCGACCAGGTAGGTGAACTGGGAGATGTAGAAGCCCCAGGAGACGTCCCGGCTCATGCCGGTGATCTGAAGGCCGTTCATCAACTGGTCGATCCAGGCCGTGGAGCCTATGGCGATCAGCACCACAAGGAAGCTGATCCAGGCGTAATATCTCTTGGAACCTTTGAGAGCTAATTCAAGCATTCTGATTCCTCCTAAATGATGTAGTAGACGCAGGGCTCGGTGCCCACGGAGGGTTTACGGCGGATGGTGAACCGCTCGCGCAGCACCTTGCGGACCGGGGATTCGGGATCGTAGAGATCACCGAAGGCCAGGGCTCCTTCGGACGCTTCCACGCAGGCCGGGTCCTTGCCCTCGGCCAGGCGTTCGACGCAGAAGTTGCATTTCTCGACCACGCCGCGCATGCGGGTGGGGAACTCCGGGTTGAGCTTGCTCAGGTCCAGACCGTGGCGGGGTTCGCCCCAGTTGAACGAGCGGGAGCCGTAGGGGCAGGCCGCCATGCAGTACCGGCAGCCGATGCAGCGATGGTAGTCCATGGCCACGATGCCGTCGGCCCGCTTGAACGTCGCCTTGGTGGGGCAGACGCGCACGCAGGAGGGGTTCTCGCAGTGGTTGCACAGCAACATGTAGTCGCGGTGGTGCACTTCCTCGGCGAGGTGCGGGTTCTCCTGCTCGGGGAAGGTGTGGGCGTAGGTGTCATGCCAGAGCCACTTCACTTCCTTCTTGCCCTCGATGTGCGGGACGTTATGCGTCTTGTGGCAGATTTCGGCCAGCTTGTTGATCTCTTCCGCGCTGTGCAGCTTGGTAGTGTCAACGACCATGGCCCACTGCTTGGCGTGTTCCGCCTTGGCGTTCACCTTGGCCGGCGAGTGCCCGCCGGAACTCGCCACGGCCGCTTTGGGAGCGACGGCGAGGCCGGCCGCAGCAACGGCGGCGAGCTTGATGAAGGTTCTTCTGTTGTTCTTCATTATTTCAAACCCTCCGGCTGAATGTGGCAATCCCAGCAGTAGGGGGTGACGCCGGCGTCGTTATGACATTTGTCACAGAAGTCGGCCTTGGAGTTGTGGCACTTCATGCAGGTGCGCTGCAGGGAAATGGTGAACTCCTTGCCCTGGTGGTTGACATAGGTGCGTTTGCCGTCGCGCAGTGCGTAGTCGCGCCACTCGTTGAGGAGCTGCATGTGGTTTTCACGCATGAACTGCGTGGACTCCACACATTCCTTTTCTCCGGCAGGCAGCTTGACTTCGGGCTGTTTGTACTCCTTGGTCACGGCGGTGCCCAGCGCAAACGGGGCGCAGAGCAGGCCTATGAAGATGACCAGCCCGGCCATGATGGGGAAACCGTAGTGCATTCTCATTTATGCCTCCATGTTCGGGGGAGTCCAATCGTCTTCTTCGTCCTCGAAGCCGGGCAGGTACTCCTGGCGCATGTCCATCTTGCGTACCTCGCCTTCCTCCAGGACCAGGGCATTGGCCACGAGCTCGTGGGTACCGGTGATGGTAACGCCGGGGGCCCAGTAGTCTGCCAGGGGAATCAGGGTGGCGCGGTCGATGGCGCAGATGCAGGCCATGGTGTTGACGCCGTGCTTGTCCCGGACATACCTGAGGGCATTGCCGCGGGGCAGTCCGCCGCGCAGGCGGATTTCCATGATCTCGTCGGTGTTCAGGCCGGAACCGCCGGCGCAGCAGAAGGTCTGCTCACGGGTGGTCTGGGGCGGCATCTCGAAGAAGTTGTTGCACACGTTCTTGATCACGTAGCGCGGCTCATCCAGCAGGCCCATGCCCCGAGCGGGGTTGCAGGAGTCGTGGAAGGTGACGCGCAGGTGGTCGTTGCGGCTGGGATCGAGATTGAGCTTGCCGTTCTTGATCAG encodes the following:
- the dsrJ gene encoding sulfate reduction electron transfer complex DsrMKJOP subunit DsrJ; the protein is MRMHYGFPIMAGLVIFIGLLCAPFALGTAVTKEYKQPEVKLPAGEKECVESTQFMRENHMQLLNEWRDYALRDGKRTYVNHQGKEFTISLQRTCMKCHNSKADFCDKCHNDAGVTPYCWDCHIQPEGLK
- the dsrO gene encoding sulfate reduction electron transfer complex DsrMKJOP subunit DsrO; this encodes MKNNRRTFIKLAAVAAAGLAVAPKAAVASSGGHSPAKVNAKAEHAKQWAMVVDTTKLHSAEEINKLAEICHKTHNVPHIEGKKEVKWLWHDTYAHTFPEQENPHLAEEVHHRDYMLLCNHCENPSCVRVCPTKATFKRADGIVAMDYHRCIGCRYCMAACPYGSRSFNWGEPRHGLDLSKLNPEFPTRMRGVVEKCNFCVERLAEGKDPACVEASEGALAFGDLYDPESPVRKVLRERFTIRRKPSVGTEPCVYYII
- the dsrP gene encoding sulfate reduction electron transfer complex DsrMKJOP subunit DsrP, coding for MLELALKGSKRYYAWISFLVVLIAIGSTAWIDQLMNGLQITGMSRDVSWGFYISQFTYLVGLAASGVMIVLPNYFHSYKTNKHMVIFGEFMAIAACIMCLFFIVVDIGQPQRMMNMIFHPTPNSILFWDMIVLNGYLFLNLLVGWTCLQADRVRLPHPKWLKPFIYTSVIWAFSIHTVTAFLYQGLPGRHYWLTAILAARFLASAFCSGPAILLLVMMVTEKFTTFKMPKNALKTLVKIIAYAMCINMFFFALEIFTSFYSNIPGHMHPILYLFEHASSGLVTLMWTFIAFAAISITLLVTPKFRNNLKLLPWTLVILVIATWIDKGLGLLIGGFNPTPFETITPYWPTGKELMVSMMIYATGALVVTVLFKIATDVKEEMGHSQVLPCGCSTEDHCDCAPAEEAE